Proteins from a single region of Strix uralensis isolate ZFMK-TIS-50842 chromosome 31, bStrUra1, whole genome shotgun sequence:
- the LOC141936077 gene encoding olfactory receptor 14A16-like, which yields MCNSSSITEFLLLAFADRRELQLLHFWLFLGIYLAALLGNGLIITAIACDHHLHTPMYFFLLNLSLLDLGSISTTLPKAMANSLWDNRGISYLGCAVQVFFFPFLISAEYFLLTVMSYDRYVAICKPLHYETLLGSRACVHMAAAAWGTGFLWAVLHTANTFSLPLCQGNTLDQFFCEIPQILKLSCSHSYLREVGLLVVNACLSFGCFVFIVVSYVQILRAVLRIPSEQGRHKAFSTCLPHLAVVSLFISTAMFAYLKPPSVSSPFLDLVVSFLYSVVPPAVNPLIYSMRNQEIKDALKKVITKCYSEAINCSSSL from the coding sequence ATGtgcaacagcagctccatcactgagttcctcctcctggcattcgcagacagacgggagctgcagctcttgcacttctggctcttcctgggcatctacctggctgccctcctgggcaacggcctcatcatcaccgccatcgcctgtgaccaccacctgcacacccccatgtacttcttcctcctcaacctctccctcctcgacctgggctccatctccaccactctccccaaagccatggccaattccctctgggacaacaggggcatctcctacttgggatgtgctgtccaggtctttttctttcccttcttaatctcagcagaatattttcttctcactgtcatgtcctacgaccgctacgttgccatctgcaaacccctgcactacgagaccctcctgggcagcagagcttgtgtccacatggcagcagctgcctggggcactgggtttctctgggctgtgctgcacacggccaacacattttcacttccactctgccaaggcaataccctggaccagttcttctgtgaaatcccccagatcctcaagctctcctgctcacactcctacctcagggaagttgggcttcttGTGGTCAATGCCTGTTTAtcatttggatgttttgttttcattgtggtgtcctatgtgcagatcttgagggccgtgctgaggatcccctctgagcagggacggcacaaagccttttccacgtgcctccctcacctggctgtagTCTCACTGTTTATCAGCACTGccatgtttgcctacctgaagcccccctctgtctcctccccattcctggacctggtggtgtcatttctgtactcagtggtgcctccagcagtgaaccccctcatctacagcatgaggaatcaggagatcaaggatgccctgaagaAAGTGATAACCAAATGTTATTCTGAAGCCATAAATTGTTCATcttctttgtaa